ataggCCTCCTAAAGTCGAACCTCATCTTTTATATTTACTGCTTGTATATCGATACAAATGACAAAATGACTTGACCAAACtgatatgaatttttaatttaggaTATATAAATCagtattttcataattttggataataatagttttatataaatatattaaagtgGCCTACCCCGGATAACAAAGGCATCTCCAAGTGCATCAAGAAATCGTGAGTTCAAACTCCGCCACTAATGTTTTACTAACTACTACTAACATCTAAATACCCGAGACTCTAGTAGTCGGAACTCTATATGTTTAAAAAGAAATGGCCTGATTCTCAAAAATATCCTAAATATTTAAGctcttttaatttcattaaaatccAATCAAAACAAAAACTGGTAATATGCATGAGAGCTCATTTCTGGTTGAAGGAACACAATTATTTTGGCTATCATCGTAAAATGCAAATAGAAATAATGGTAGCAAGAAGTACCTTCATCCACAGCTGCTTTGGAAACAATGGCAGACTTTCGGGTTCTGCTTCTCAAATGAGGAaataatgaagaagatgaagaagataatGATAGATTGGCATTGGGTAAATTCAATCCTTTAGGCAAATGAAATTTCTCTGAATGAAAAGATTGCACAAAACCAGCTCTTGCACTGCTACTCACTGTACTTACTTGAAAACAGTTCTTCATTGCCATTTTTCTGTCAAATTACTCTTTCTTTTGCAGTACCAacaatttttgaataaaaaaaatgtggTTTTAGTAAATTATGGATAAGAACAGtttattcttttatatttcTGATCTCTAACATTTCTATCTCTGTTATTTCCTTGCGGATATTCTTACGATATTTCTTTTTGTGAGGCCATAGTGGCCTTATAATTTATGTGGTTCAGATTTCATTAAGcactcaaaataaaattcatctAAAATTCATGTTAAAACTAGATCAAGACTTCCATTAGTTTTTACATTTTGTTTAAGTGAACATCATAATAATGTTCACCATATTTTGGTTActttaaggttattaaattatatattttgttttgaaatgaatATAATGGTCTTTAAATGATATGGAAAAATGTACAAAGTTACACACTTTTGAGCCGATCATACACGtaattttccttttaaatttatttagttatcccatgttgataaaattaaaatagaactaGTTactaatatgtaaaaaatataaaatcgaTAACCGTTTTATAATggtaactataatttttttaaccctGTTAATTATAGATATCTCACCCATGACTTGGGTGCCTTGTATAATTCTTTGTCCTCGTTGTTTTTGCTGGTTTGGATTAGGACTTATTGTGTGTAGGATAATTTGTGAATGTGATCTCTCAATCGGAAAAACTATTGGGGTTTTAAGGTTGTATACAACACATTGGTAAAATAGGCATACAATTTATTACTCCTTCTCACAAACATAagctaaataaatttttaggcAGCAAGCATGGTACCGTGAATGCAGTTTTAGTCGAAAACAATTAGTCAAATCCATGAGAACGTTAAAAAGGCAGCATTTACAGTAGCGTTGAGGATCTAGGAGTGCCGCGTATGTTGCACAggaacataaattttaaaaaagaaatgatTAAATAAGACTAATCgatgtttttataaaaacatattttttatatacatatatataaatcaGAATTTTAGAAGCATTTCCAGAAATATAAATGAAACACCATAACGTAAAATATGCACAAATCTCCATAGAACATAACTCCCCGACAACAATCACCACCAGCATCTCATGTCCTGTTACCATGTGAATTTTCCATCTGTGTAAATCCTTCAGAAATTTACAACAGTTGTAAGCGTGAGATACTACAGAATAATCACCAATAAACTAGCACAAAATGCTCAGAGAGAAGTAGCTAAACTGTTGCAATCGTTTGATCTCTTGTTTTGGTGGACGGCAAAGCCAACAGAAAGGAGGACTAGACTGTAAATACAGAAATTAAAGCCGCCTTAGTTAAACTATATCACAAGATATTTATAGGTATATCGTCTACAAGCCAATTTCAGTACAACCATGTAGCTCAGCTTAAAATTGTGCAAAACAATGTGAATCTACATTCAGTGATGAAAAAGAGCTCCCGATCATCTCAAAATGAGTAATCTTTCAAATCTGATTTGAAATCATCCAAATCCACATCAGCTAAGCACTCCGCAGCTGTAAGAGGCGGGAGATTCCGGGTCTTGCGTCTCATGTTATGTTTGTGCCACTCGCTCTTAAAGTGAATCCTATACTGCTTGGCATCACCAACAAAAGCATCACATGTGTTACACCTTTGTTGCTTTACCTCCCCCTCATCGTTCTTTTCTGAAGTGATGGTCTGCTTTTGCATTTTCTCACTCAGTTGAGCCACAACAGTAGACTCGGTGCGTTCCTTGGGTTTGCTTGATGGTGCATCGTCAAAATCATCAAAATCATCTACATGAGTTTCCCCTTCAAAATGTACAGACACTGCAAGAATTTCCAACCTGCCTTGCAAATTCCTTACCAAGCCATCACATTCTCGAAAGAAAGCTGGGTCTAATTCACAAATCtgcaaataatcaaatataagcAAGCTCTagaagaaggaaaaaaatgCACCTAACAAGTAGATAAACTAGTACAATAAAAGGAAAAGGCGATAACCTTTTGAGAGCAAAAGGAGGAAATTAATGCAATGCAACAAAGACGAATGCAGCTCAAATTTAGTTAGGTCATTCATCAAGCAACAAATTGTCAGAAAAGGTAACAttcataacaattaaaaaagTTGAGTCAGTCACAGAAAGGCTCACTACAGCACATGCTACCAACACTTCTTCATTGTCTACGCATAAAATATACTTCATACCAGACAAGAGTTGCTTTGATACACACTTCTAAGTGGCTATTGTTTACACTTTACACCGATATTGAAGTAGTATGGGCAGCTGTTGCCCTTAAATAAAATTAGCCATAATTGATAATTGGACcagaaaatttgatttttttgattttaaacagTAGCCACAGAAATTATAAATGGCAGGTCTTGGCACTTCAAACAAGTTTTACATGTGTTTGTTAGTTCTCAAACCCCTTTCCGAGTTAAGCAGAACTAAAATGAAGtcatggaactcaatagctaCATGTATGCATATtcacaaaacaaagaaaaagaaaacttaATGCAAATTATAGTTCTTTCTCCTTAATAATATGGGCTTTAACTCAATAATTATCCAGGGACAAAAGAAATCTCGAGCATCCTAAAAAATTGATAGGTAATCTCTAACTTTCATCATTTTGTTTGCAGTAGTCTACCGCCATCAGAAAAGGCGTAGAAATAGCAAACTCTCGCAAAAGCTACCTTCATCAGAAGTTCTAACTCATATCAAAAAGTTCTGTCTGGTAGTCAACTAGTTAGCATAAAAAAAAGACTGAAAATGTTATTCAGACTAATCCTAAATTGCCAATAAGTTTGTTGTGAACACATTTCATTATCTGAACATGTAAATTAGGGCTAAACTCTATCTAGGCAGAAGCAATACAgcattaaaaaactaaaaaaattgaaaggtgaaaaacaaataaatataacaGATTAACATAAAAAACTTAGGCTTACAACAGAGAGCTGATTTCCAGATTCATCCTTTGAAACAACATTAGCATTCCATGCATCTAACTTTTCAAGAAGACTAGAAACATTAGATTCAGCAATAGTAAGCCCTAGTCTCATTGGTGACCGCTTAATCGGAAATTGCTTTTGAAGCTCGCGAATTACATCTAAAGCCTGCACACACAAAAAAAAGCAGTTGGCAAAACTTTAAATATGTTTCAAATAATAGGAGAAGAAACAGGGTGAGCAATTTGTACAGAgaaaagaacatataaaaaaaaaactgaaaacgGAAAAGTAATCTAAATGAACTAAAAGTCTAAGCCATCAATGGGATAACATTGATAGCACTTTCAAACCTGCTTCTTGGAACTGCTATGTGGATCAACAGCAAAGTGAATTTCATGCATAAGCCTCTCAATCATACTAATAGTGTAAGGGCGTTGAGTTTCGGAATTGACAGTTTTCTGCATTACAGTAGTTGCTATATCTCTAAACTGACTCGTTAACTGAGACTCCCGTTCTTTACCGGCGACTTGAAGTTCTCCTTTCTCCAATATCTAAACCCATCAGCATCACCACAGTTACATAAGAATCActtaaaacaataaacaaacTGAAAACAAAACTTGACAAAACATTACGATTATTAATTGATACCTCAACACAAATTCGGGAATGATCATCAGTACCAAAAGCTCTGTCTAAATCTTTAGACTTGGCCAGAACTCCTTTAGAGACATTAGAATAAACAGTATGTGACTGTAACACTTCATCTATATCTTTCTCACTGAAACAATATTAACTTCATCACCAAATTAAAACACATCCAATCCAAGtggttaattcttaaaaaaattaagaaaaaaacctTCTAAAACATTAGAACAAACGATATGTGAGTATAATTCATCTATTATTCTCTGAAACAAAACTACTCAGAACATTTAAACAGAACCCAGTTGGTAGTTCTAAAAAAGACTTACACCCCAGAGCGCCAAGAAAGAACTTTGTTCTTATAACAAGCAATTTCGAAGCGAACGCCGTGTTTCTTTAATCGAACTACTGCAACGTTTGTTAGCCTTTTTTGGCCAATTGGCTGCATAATTGATTTCGACATTCTCCGCCGTCAATCTCCGCCGGTTTCTGAATTCTCCGATCTTTATTCTCTTCGACACTCGAAACTTCTCTTTATTGAGCCTTTCTTTTCCGCGCTTTCTATTTACTGGGCCACGAGAGGCCCAACTTTATATGCTTCTAAGACCATAAAGCCCAGATTCATCGGTTCAAAATGAGAACGAAAGTTTAGTCcagtttaatttcttttaaaaatataaaatatagttaaactaaatattattaaactgattagcctattaaaattatttaagtttCTATCTAATgtttaaaggcttaattacttaaaaaccacccaccttaaacttttttttcgtttatatcctgacctaggaaaaaatttatttataccctgacatatgtatttatgtttcacctctacccgaggcactaaattaacctcttttcattaagaaaaaagtttaaaatagttcttcatttttaacctcagctaattagagtttaattagaaatgattttttctctaaatgaaggattattttaaactttttttgtaaatgaaaagaggttaatttagtgctttgggtagaggtgaaacataaacacatacgtcagggtataaatgaattttttcctaagtcagggtataaacgaaaaaaagttcaaggtgggtggtttttaagtaattaagtcttttttttaacagaaatatTGATGAGTTGATGTAGTTGATCGAATCGGCGGCTAAATTGATTGGATCAGAGGTTTGGTTTCTAAAACAGCGGTTGGAAGTGCAACAAACTCGAAGCTTCAGTTTAGCGTGGTGGGTACTATTTATTGTGTTCTATTGTTTTAGTAGAGAGAAGCATGGCATCCCCCGAGCATGAGAGCGGAGCTTCAAAGGAAGACAATAATTCTGACAACACCACCACCGCTAATGATTTCTTCGATATCTATGGACCTCAAGTACTGTTCTTCCTTGTTTATTCATCATTCAATTTTATATTGCTTCTAATTGGTGTTCATGTGTTCGTTTTAATTGCTTGATTAACCAAATAACATTGTCTATGGAACTTTGCTTTTTGGAATTAACTTACTGTGTAATGTTGTGCTAAACCCCCGTTTAAATAAATTAGCTGATAGTCAATGATGTTGGTTTCTTTGAGTTACCCAGTTGTATTTTTCTCAGAGCTTGATGTTTATGGTatcatatacaaatgttttctGCAGGCAAAAGctgaaattgtttttaaaacgcCAGAAGCTAACCAAACTCTGAATATGGAAGTAAGTTCTATGTTTACTCTACTTCTTTCATAATTGAAccttgaaaaagaaaaatttgaaactttATGGGTggctgttttttttcttcttgaaACAGGATGTTCAAGGGCTTGTAACCTGGGTGCTTGCTGAAGGCTTCATGCCATCATGGGTATTCATAAAGGTTCATCATTTTTCTCcccttttatgtttttttttttgcttttgaaTTCACATGATCACGTTTGTATATTTTACTTATGCTTTAGATGCACAGTATAGGTTAATCATGGTTTTTTAAGGAAGTTAGGTATCCACCATTGGTAATTTCAGTCTCTACAAGAAAAGAGGTTCGAGCTCTTTTAATGTACTTCTACCGATACGGGATTCTCAGCAATGTGTTAATAATACTCGAGGCCCAGGAGACTGAAATTGAGAGAAGTTTGAAATACAACTTCTGAACTTGTCCTTATCTTTGGCCTTACTTTTTGGCGTGTTTTGATAACATTACCTTTCAGATATATGTTCTCGCATCAATACATAAGTCAGCTTAAATCTGCATCAAGCAATATATAAGAGCCTGATACAGTGGTGTTGTGTTCTTTGCGGTGAATGTTTTAGTCTAAATGAATAAtagagtttttttatttgttttttttgttttcagaaCAAACCTCTGATTCCAAAGGTGGCTATGCTTTTCATTCCTGGCCTGGATGCATCATTATATTTATCGCACTCTAAGTTACTTTCTACTTTAAAAGGATACTGCAGCAATCCAAGGGCACTTTTAGCTCTTAGGTCAGTAATGCTTCTGCTTCTTTTCCATTTTTGCAATAGTTGAACCACCGTCCTCTACTTAATAGCTGTCAGTTTTGTCCTTCGCTAGCTGTGTAGCAGATGAGATGCAAACAGTCGACGCTCTTCTAACATGCAAAATGAAGAGAAAGAGAAACAGAGCCGAATTATCTATGCAGACATGCGAACTAGGTTTtccatttgttttcaaaactgaCTTCaataaattaacttattatGAGCTAATTGAGTTTCTCAATTCATGGTGGCATTAAGCATGCTACAGGCTTCAATGATTTCTTACTAGGGGAGTGCTAGTCTAACTAGTATGAGTAGTAAAGCAAGCCAGATGCACCCAAAGATGGACACTTTTACTTTTATGGGTGTTTCCGTTATTTGCATGGGACAAAAACAAGGTACACAAGTTGTTGGTATGCATATTTGCAGTGTTTTGTTACATTGCATTCTACTCATCCTGGTGTGGCTAGCAATCCCTATTTTAGTAGAAGGACACCCtttgtgtgcgtgaaaatgtaTATTGAATTACTTGCATCTTGTTGCATTCCAGACATTTGATTGTGAAATGCAAGATTGAAAATCATTGGAAGTATTTAACAAACCAACTTTTCCTCACTTGAAAGGGAAAAACATTAGTGGAACCTCCTCTAGAAGGACCATATTCACATTTTGAGTTTTGTGAGATTGGATAGCTCATAACGTGACTGAACTCTTATGTGGTCATAAGAGTCCTCTAGTATTATTTCGATATGTTTTTTCCTTACACTTCATCTCTTTTTGGTATTGATAATTTTCTCTTGATGCTTAATGTTACTCCTATTTCATTTATTTGAAGTACAGTGTTATATTATGAGGTTAAGTTTTGAAATGAAAATCCTTGCTTGATGCGGTTTGGACCATTGAAGCATAAACAATCTCATTTTTTAGGTTTATAATGCACATGTCAAggtaataaaaaatttcatctaTGGACAGGAGATTTATCATCAATTGAACTCTTGAAAGATCTACCTTTCCCATTAACATATTACACACTTACTGCTAAACAACTTGAAGAAAATGGATATATAATCGGTCAACCAGGTAATGTGGATCACTGATATTTTGTCTAAATTTATACTGTATTTACCTTTCTTCCCATGCATAACTTGGTTAATAATTTCATGTAGGTTTCATTTCTACCCTTCCTGCACCTTCAGGATCTCCTGCTTGTAATATGCTGGCACTTGATTGTGAAATGGTATTGTGTTACTTATAACATAATGCTCTGAAGCATCAGATAGGCATTGGCTATTTGCGTTTGGTGTAAACTTGTATGATTGTTGTGATTCAGAAGAGTATAGCCataaaaaagatataattagTTTACCATTTTGATTGtggtttgtaaaattttaatttgtccATTAACTGGCTATATGACAAGGTGTAtgcttcttttaaaatttagaaagaaAATTGCACAGTATGGCTGTTTGAGCAGAGAGAGCATTGTTTGAGATAGTTCTATTATAACCCTCTCTATTTTGCTGGGTGTAATAAGATATGTTAATTCAGCCAATGTTATTCCACCCCTGTGATACTTTAAGTCTCATAATGGAACGGTTCATATTTTACTAGTAAGCTCAAAATGTTGAATATATGTATTGAACAGAACGCAGAGTTATTTTATTCCTTGCAATTTGACTTTCAAATCAAGTTTGTTTTTATGATTAGAGTTGTTTCTTTTAATGCATGTGCATTTCTCCTTGAGGAGCATCTTGGAATGCATTTTTCCCATCTTCTTTATTAAATAATGATGTGAATACTAAATGCTTGTTGAGTCAATGCATGAAAGCTTTCTAAGTGCTTTGCTTGAGTGATCTCTTTTTGCGGATCATTAAGTTTATAAGTTTTGTATATAGCAGATGGTTGATAGGGTATAATCTTATTGACttggtttttcttttttgtttttgtattcAATAGTGTATCACAAAGGAGGGCTTTGAGTTGACAAGAGTTACCATGGTGGATACTAAAGGAAAGGTATGCTCAATGATGTTTATCTTTCTATGTTAGAAAATGAATTGTTTTGTATTTTCAGCTTGGTTGTGGAAGGCCTCTGGCAAAAACTACCTGTAATGTAGCCCTAATTGTGTGCCGATTTCAATAAAGCTTGTGTGTGAGGTGAAAATATTCTTACTTGATCTCTTGCATTTGTTGCAATAAGGTGATCAATTAATACTGGAATACTATTTCCCCCCAAAATGGCATCCATTTGCCATCAATGATTTACCACGAATTGTTTTGAATACTAAGGTTTGCATTACTTAAAGAAAGCAAGAGCTGATGCTGTCAtggtattaatttttaaataagaagcTCCTTGATTATCATCGTGTCTTGATGATCTGCAATTCTCTTGCTGCATCTTGTGGTTGGTTCATTAGATTTGTATTCCTAGCATGTCATTGCAGACGAATAAATTATCAAGAAATTGTTTAATTCACATCCAAGTTATCCAAAAGAGTTGTAGCTTTTTCAAGTTTCTGGTTGCTTTTGGACTCCTGAGGTAATTATATTGTATCTTGTTCTACAAAATGTGTAACATCTGTTGACCTTTTTCAGGTTGTATTGGATAAATTGGTTAAACCGTCAAACCCTATTATTGACTATAATACTAGGTAATACAAGAATTTTGGGTTTCCCTAATCCACTTCAAAATGGCAAGGACATTTCAGTtcctatatttatttattat
This region of Mercurialis annua linkage group LG1-X, ddMerAnnu1.2, whole genome shotgun sequence genomic DNA includes:
- the LOC126688181 gene encoding uncharacterized protein LOC126688181; its protein translation is MSKSIMQPIGQKRLTNVAVVRLKKHGVRFEIACYKNKVLSWRSGVEKDIDEVLQSHTVYSNVSKGVLAKSKDLDRAFGTDDHSRICVEILEKGELQVAGKERESQLTSQFRDIATTVMQKTVNSETQRPYTISMIERLMHEIHFAVDPHSSSKKQALDVIRELQKQFPIKRSPMRLGLTIAESNVSSLLEKLDAWNANVVSKDESGNQLSVICELDPAFFRECDGLVRNLQGRLEILAVSVHFEGETHVDDFDDFDDAPSSKPKERTESTVVAQLSEKMQKQTITSEKNDEGEVKQQRCNTCDAFVGDAKQYRIHFKSEWHKHNMRRKTRNLPPLTAAECLADVDLDDFKSDLKDYSF